TTGCTGCTCCAGGTGCCGTAGTCGGTGTTTGTTCAAGGCTGCACCCAAACGGAACGAGACACCACAGTAATCGCAAGGATGCTCTTCGACTTGTGGTGAGGCTTTCAGCTTGCGAAGTTCTTCAAACAAACTAACGGGCATGTGGAACTTTTTACTTGTTCCATTTTGTTTCCTGATGTCAGCTGGATTTGGCAAGGAATGCTTTTGTTTGTGTTTCTCTAAGAAAACTTTTAGGGAAAAACTCTTATCACATTTTTCGCATCGATGACTGTATGGCTGTATGGAACCAGGGACTAGTTGTAAAGAATTCAGATGGTTAGAAGAGCTGGTGCTGTCCTTTGAACAATTTTCCACAACCATCGGAACCTGCTGATTAGAGGAGCTTGTGCAGGGCTCGTTCCCGTTCAAACCATTTTCTGCAATCATCTGATTATCACCGATAGGTAGGCTTTCTTCTGTTGGTACATCGTTATTTGGCTCCAGTTTTGGTTGAACAATTTCTTCGATTTCGATCCATTGTTTCTCTTTCTCCGATCTTACTAGCAATGAATTCAAATGCGCTTGGTTCCGCACCACCATTTTCGAGTAGTCATTCCAAAGAATTATGTTGCCACAGCATGGTTCGCATATCTTGGTCGACAATTGACCATTTTGagataacttaaaattaaaattttaattaataccAAGTGAACACATCGGAAAATTAACGCTGAAAATTACTCACCGAAAATTTGAACACTTGGAAAAAGCTTTCCGCGACTCGCGGTTCGGAAAAAAACTCTCGAACAACGGGCACTCGTCTTAAACACAACCGACAGGCTGTTTGGAGGGCTTGTAGTTCCACATCCGGTTCCATGTTTTCTGGGTTTATTCGGCCACTAACTTTCTCGCGTTAATCGAtggaaaagttttagttttgttgCGAATCGTAGACTGATTTTTTGTTATAGGCGTAGGTAAACACGCTTCCTTTTGGGCTAACTTCAACCTTGTGCGCATCAAAACCATCAAAACAAACtgcagtgttttgctacctcgctGCGAAATCGGCAGCTGCCCTGTGCCTGTGCGTATTCGTTAAACacgttaaaaatcttaaaaacagTTTGAGAGGGGTACCTAACATTTTGAATAAGGACCCAAAATGGAGTTGATCGAATTCCAGGAGGTGTGTCGCCTGTGCCTCAAACAAAGTTCGAccaatttaaacatattttcggACAAAAATGTGAAAGACAAACTCaccaaagttttcaaattcacgGTAAAATCTTTTTGATTCTGAAGCCAATTAGGCAAACTCTTGACAATTTTACTCCTTTCCAGCTCAATGACCATGAGCAACTATCAAAGCTGGTATGCCTGGCCTGCTACGAGAAAATATTCCGTTTCAACGACTACTCGGATATGGTTTGCCAAAACCAGGCCTACTTGAGCTCGTTACTGCAGCAAGGGCAAGCGCCTTCGCCATTCGAAACCAACACAATCGTACCGATAACCGAAAATGAAAAACTGGACGAAGAcccaataaaaattgattttaaaatcgaaaacaatGTCGTGGAACCACCACCGCATGAAGATACCGATTTGACTTCAGATCGAACAGATACTGAAATTATGAGCTCGGTACTGCAACAAGGACAAGCGCTATTGCCATTCGAAACCAACACAATTGTACCGATAACCGGAAATGAAAAACTGGATGAAGACCCAAtacaaattgattttaaaattgagaataaTGTCGTGGAACCACCACCTCATGAAGAAACCGATTTGACTTTAGATCGAACGGTTACTGAAATTATTATCCCCCGAAAATTGTCAAGAACAACAAAAGGAGACAACTTCATTAAGGGCTACCTTGCGCTAGTTTGTGACCTATGCGAGACTACTTCAGGGGAATTTGAATCCTTTAAACATTTACAGCTACACTACCAAAGCCAGCACTGCGTCAAAGGTTACGCTACATGTTGTGGCAAGAAGTTTGTCCGCAAAGACCGACTCATATCGCACATCACCAACCATATCAACCCCGGGGCTTTCAAATGTGAAATCTGCGGTCATACCAGCAAGGATCGTAACCTGCTAAAAATTCACAAGAAGCAACACCTTAGCACTGGAGAACGACCCTTCGGTTGCACACAGTGTGACCAAAAGTTCGTACTTCGCTGCCAGCTGGTCAACCACCAGGCCACTCACATGAGCGAAGGCGAAAAGCCTTACCGCTGCGAAGCATGCGACAAAACGTTTGCCTTCAAATTCGTCCTTGCCAAACACCAAAAGCTGCACTCCAACCGCGGCATCAAAGATTATGTCTGCGACATTTGTGCTAAAGCCTTCTCTCACAAGGCCAACCTCAAAGCTCACATGACCAGTCACCAGAGTGAACGTAACAACTCTAAAATACAATGCGATGTCTGCAGCCAGTGGtataaaaataaggaaaccTTACGGACTCACATCCGAGTGAAGCATCGGGACCAGCGGGAACATCGCTGTGATCAGTGCGGAAAGCTGTTTCCCAGTCTGAGCGCTCGCACTGCCCACATCCGGTACGTTCATCTGCGGGAGACGAACTACGGCTGTGGACAGTGCGACAAACGATTCCGCAAAAACGTCGAACTCAAAGAGCATGTAGCCCGGGAACACCACGGGAAGCCGTTGTATCAGTGCGAATACTGCGGGAAATCGTTTGCCAGCAGTGGCAATTATTTTTTGCATCGGAAAACGAAACATCCGAAGGAATATGCTGAACGGCAGTTAGTATGATCTCACATCCGACCGGCAAAAAATTAGACCTGAGAAAGGATCATGAAAAATGTGCAACAATTGAAGACGCTCGAGTACTTCGTTTCTACTGCAGAAACCAAAAATCGGTTTCGTAAACTCAACTCTGGTTATGAGAAAGTAAGCACACGGGTCAAATGCCTCGCACCTCTTTGGGTGACCCTGTGTTTCAAGGAATCCGAATATACAGGTTTTCGTACCTATTCGGCACTTTTTATTTGACGTTACGAGGGTGTATTCCGAAGCATATTCCTATTTTTTTGGTGAACTGTTATATCCAAAATAAGCTAATTTTATTTAAGCGTGTCCGCTCGTACTAACGCTCAGCCGAACTAAACAAACAACCGAATGAAAACAATAGCTCTGGAAAAGCATAAATAAACTAGCAACTGGAAGAGCTGGTCTCTTTTAGTTCTGGCTTCAAACTAAGTAATACGCGTTCTTATTTCAATCCGAATTACAGTGATAATACTTAAAATGAACATCTTTTAGTTCATTTCtagttttagttgaaatttgtCGTTTGAGTGAATGTGTTTTTTTGTaagttaaagaaaataaataaaaaaagatttgccACAAAACTTCCATTAGATTTGAGATGCCATTGTCCTTTTTAggagggacatctaaagataatgaaatttttatagatggatagaaagaTAGAATTCcgaatgaaagatggtgaaaatgagcttCCTTACTTACTTtttacttaatgttcccgcgccgatcctccggtgcatagggccgtggtaaaagacatccactgttgacgatccggagccagcgtattcacttggtcccagtcaagattctcgtcgacagttcgaatTTCCGTAGCTAGgattcgccgccacgagtttctgggtctgcctcttcttcgatgtccttctggattccattctagcgcctctctgcaaatctcattctcatctcttcgcagcgtgtgcccaatctatctccacttacgttcccgaatctcgatttctagccccctttgatgacaccggcgatgtagttcctcatttgagatccagttgccaagccaccaagcgcggatgatattccgcaggcagcggtttacaaacaCTTGCACTTTTcgcgtcaccgcatatgtgcaccaagtttcgcacccgtacagcaatacggatttgacgtttgagttgaagattcggattttcctttgtagagagatctggcgtgaccgccagatgtttcggagactcgcaaacgcaaatcgggcctttctaatccgggtttcgatgtctttctttgTACCACCATCAttcgttatctggctaccaagatactgcaAGCaatccactttctcaacttgttggccagctaccatgaaactggagggatttcctgtgttgatctccatcgacttggttttTCGGACATTGACTTtaagacctgctgccttggagctatcggtgaggtcgtcgagtttgtgttgcatatccggttgtgtttgagcgagcaaaataatatcgtcagccaggtcaaggtcgttcagctgctccattgttgaaggattccactgcaatcctcggttcggtgcacagtcaatcgatccaatcagaatctcatccattacgatttgaaaaagtagcggtgatagataCATCCTTGtttcactccagcagttaccgggattggttcggacaagacaccatcgttcaagaccttgcacgaaaatgcctcgtattgtgcttcgatgagatggactagtttctctcgGACCCCGCGTCGGCTTAGatattttcatggttaagtcggtcgaatgctttttcgaaatcaacgaacatcagcagaagagagtcctggaattcgttgatttgttccagtatgattcatagcgttgtgatgtggtccacacatgatcgtccgaatcggaatccagcttgttgccgtcggagtgtagcgtcgattctctcctggatcctgttcaggatcactatgcagagtactttgagggttttacagatcaacgttatgcctcgccagttaccgcactctgtcaggtctcctttcttcgggacctttacgaggataccctgcatccagtcggccggaaaTGTTGCaatatcccagatgtcagcgaaaagacggtgcaacatttgtgctgacagggcagggtcggctttcagcatttcagcagggatgcaatcgatcccaggtgctttgttggattttatgtttttgattgccgcttctatttcagccagcgagggcgcttccgagttgacgccatttatgcgacttactgttggcgtttcaagctgcgggttctgttgaccatcgctattcgtaactcggaagagttgttcgaagtgctgagtccatcgtttgagctgatctgttcgatcggtcagtaactgacctgctcggtctttcagcggcattcttgcattagtccttgcaccactgaggcggcgagaaatgtcataaagtaatcgaatatctccattggcggcggctctttctccctcttcggctagggagtttgtccaggctctcttgtctcgtctacaagctagtttaactgccttttccagctccgcatatcgtaagcgggcggctgctttggctgacccggtacatgcctgctcaatttcgACTTTCGCATTtcttcgatcatcgatcatcctgcaggtttcatccgacatccattcacttcttcttccacaaactttaccgagagtaccatggctcgtcgtgataaatgcattcttgattccacaccactgttcttcgactgttccgtctgtcggcagctccgaggctcgggattctagctgttcaacgtatgcccttttcacctctggattctccaaccggcggacgtcgtatcgacacccgactttctcctcgcgccgttgaacacgcgcaactctcagtcgtatctcgccaaggacgaggtgatgatCAGATgtaatgtctgcgcttcgtttgttgcggacatcaagaaggctcgttctccattttcggttgatgcagatgtggtcaatttgattttctgttcggccatctcgagatactcaagtgaccttatgtgctggtcgatagGGGAAGAGCGATctaccgatcaccatgttgttgttgccacaaaattctacaaacagctctccgttttcgcttatctgtcctaggccatggcgccccatgatgcgctcacggtcctgattgtcggagccaatctttgcgttgaa
This sequence is a window from Uranotaenia lowii strain MFRU-FL chromosome 3, ASM2978415v1, whole genome shotgun sequence. Protein-coding genes within it:
- the LOC129754253 gene encoding zinc finger protein 184-like, which translates into the protein MEPDVELQALQTACRLCLRRVPVVREFFSEPRVAESFFQVFKFSLSQNGQLSTKICEPCCGNIILWNDYSKMVVRNQAHLNSLLVRSEKEKQWIEIEEIVQPKLEPNNDVPTEESLPIGDNQMIAENGLNGNEPCTSSSNQQVPMVVENCSKDSTSSSNHLNSLQLVPGSIQPYSHRCEKCDKSFSLKVFLEKHKQKHSLPNPADIRKQNGTSKKFHMPVSLFEELRKLKASPQVEEHPCDYCGVSFRLGAALNKHRLRHLEQQNQMPVEKQNIRCFLCHKQFESLSKLYSHVSSAHNHLKQRNDEKVQCQVCRQWYKNASSLSHHMQNFHDVRGFDCSGCNMSFAILDDLTTHRRDVHQNQFGYTCPKCREVFLSSKTFRRHLQRSHGQRVMYRCEQCGEEFFYEASYRKHQQEMHPKPVVHPIPEEHRKQEVQPKNENHCANGAAADEDDEFGLEVMYEKHL
- the LOC129754252 gene encoding zinc finger protein OZF-like, translating into MELIEFQEVCRLCLKQSSTNLNIFSDKNVKDKLTKVFKFTLNDHEQLSKLVCLACYEKIFRFNDYSDMVCQNQAYLSSLLQQGQAPSPFETNTIVPITENEKLDEDPIKIDFKIENNVVEPPPHEDTDLTSDRTDTEIMSSVLQQGQALLPFETNTIVPITGNEKLDEDPIQIDFKIENNVVEPPPHEETDLTLDRTVTEIIIPRKLSRTTKGDNFIKGYLALVCDLCETTSGEFESFKHLQLHYQSQHCVKGYATCCGKKFVRKDRLISHITNHINPGAFKCEICGHTSKDRNLLKIHKKQHLSTGERPFGCTQCDQKFVLRCQLVNHQATHMSEGEKPYRCEACDKTFAFKFVLAKHQKLHSNRGIKDYVCDICAKAFSHKANLKAHMTSHQSERNNSKIQCDVCSQWYKNKETLRTHIRVKHRDQREHRCDQCGKLFPSLSARTAHIRYVHLRETNYGCGQCDKRFRKNVELKEHVAREHHGKPLYQCEYCGKSFASSGNYFLHRKTKHPKEYAERQLV